Proteins encoded together in one Hevea brasiliensis isolate MT/VB/25A 57/8 chromosome 16, ASM3005281v1, whole genome shotgun sequence window:
- the LOC110639723 gene encoding uncharacterized protein LOC110639723 isoform X1 yields the protein METQQGIQFHTCQKVGILLILFVGIGFGFCMHGSSPSSEVARCEPNSESNNLNISSFCSFKKYIVKSYFEKYESFVESKFQDFLVDELPHSCELLPDNLNAFLRLSVPNRLLTGEGSHRHLYSMIRLNFQPESINQLPTHFCKVIVVERLPSGVFADPFELQHLLQRRVFTDVAVFGDKNLELPSVASNRSVVEIHMNVNPNIFFGQTNELEISIDLPLHARYQPLGESGYSMVEFGTPDLFVRCCMEGNLNNQSCLFAPSSDSVETKTSAVVWRIPSGTKIHTGIVSVITFVAAFISTLVIVLTSMFYSDINCAKTFKLS from the exons ATGGAAACTCAGCAGGGCATTCAATTTCACACTTGTCAGAAGGTGGGAATCCTGTTGATATTATTTGTTGGCATTGGCTTTGGCTTTTGTATGCATGGTTCTTCACCTTCAAGTGAG GTGGCTAGGTGTGAGCCAAACTCTGAGTCCAACAACTTAAATATTAGTAGTTTTTGTAGTTTCAAGAAATACATTGTGAAatcttattttgaaaaatatgagAGCTTCGTCGAATCAAAATTTCAAGATTTCTTAGTAGATGAACTTCCCCACTCATGTGAATTGCTGCCAGATAATCTGAATGCTTTTTTAAGACTATCAGTTCCCAATCGCCTTTTGACTGGTGAAGGTTCTCATCGTCATCTGTATTCAATGATCAGACTTAACTTCCAGCCAGAATCAATAAATCAGCTACCCACTCACTTTTGTAAGGTTATCGTTGTAGAGAGACTTCCCTCTGGAGTCTTTGCTGACCCATTTGAACTCCAACACCTTCTGCAGAGGCGTG TTTTTACTGATGTAGCTGTTTTCGGAGATAAAAATTTGGAATTGCCTTCTGTTGCTTCCAATCGGTCTGTTGTTGAGATTCACATGAATGTCAATCCCAATATCTTTTTTGGACAGACAAATGAACTGGAAATCAGCATAGACCTCCCATTGCATGCACGGTATCAA CCCCTAGGTGAAAGTGGTTATTCAATGGTGGAATTTGGCACACCAGATTTATTTGTACGGTGCTGCATGGAAGGAAACTTAAACAATCAAAGCTGCTTATTTGCACCGAGCAGTGACAGTGTTGAAACCAAAACTAGTGCTGTTGTGTGGAGAATTCCTTCTGGTACTAAGATACATACTGGTATTGTGTCTGTCATTACTTTTGTTGCAGCCTTCATATCAACTCTTGTTATTGTCCTGACATCCATGTTTTATTCTGATATTAATTGTGCAAAAACATTTAAATTATCATAG
- the LOC110639723 gene encoding uncharacterized protein LOC110639723 isoform X2: METQQGIQFHTCQKVGILLILFVGIGFGFCMHGSSPSSEVARCEPNSESNNLNISSFCSFKKYIVKSYFEKYESFVESKFQDFLVDELPHSCELLPDNLNAFLRLSVPNRLLTGEGSHRHLYSMIRLNFQPESINQLPTHFCKVIVVERLPSGVFADPFELQHLLQRLFTDVAVFGDKNLELPSVASNRSVVEIHMNVNPNIFFGQTNELEISIDLPLHARYQPLGESGYSMVEFGTPDLFVRCCMEGNLNNQSCLFAPSSDSVETKTSAVVWRIPSGTKIHTGIVSVITFVAAFISTLVIVLTSMFYSDINCAKTFKLS, translated from the exons ATGGAAACTCAGCAGGGCATTCAATTTCACACTTGTCAGAAGGTGGGAATCCTGTTGATATTATTTGTTGGCATTGGCTTTGGCTTTTGTATGCATGGTTCTTCACCTTCAAGTGAG GTGGCTAGGTGTGAGCCAAACTCTGAGTCCAACAACTTAAATATTAGTAGTTTTTGTAGTTTCAAGAAATACATTGTGAAatcttattttgaaaaatatgagAGCTTCGTCGAATCAAAATTTCAAGATTTCTTAGTAGATGAACTTCCCCACTCATGTGAATTGCTGCCAGATAATCTGAATGCTTTTTTAAGACTATCAGTTCCCAATCGCCTTTTGACTGGTGAAGGTTCTCATCGTCATCTGTATTCAATGATCAGACTTAACTTCCAGCCAGAATCAATAAATCAGCTACCCACTCACTTTTGTAAGGTTATCGTTGTAGAGAGACTTCCCTCTGGAGTCTTTGCTGACCCATTTGAACTCCAACACCTTCTGCAGAGGC TTTTTACTGATGTAGCTGTTTTCGGAGATAAAAATTTGGAATTGCCTTCTGTTGCTTCCAATCGGTCTGTTGTTGAGATTCACATGAATGTCAATCCCAATATCTTTTTTGGACAGACAAATGAACTGGAAATCAGCATAGACCTCCCATTGCATGCACGGTATCAA CCCCTAGGTGAAAGTGGTTATTCAATGGTGGAATTTGGCACACCAGATTTATTTGTACGGTGCTGCATGGAAGGAAACTTAAACAATCAAAGCTGCTTATTTGCACCGAGCAGTGACAGTGTTGAAACCAAAACTAGTGCTGTTGTGTGGAGAATTCCTTCTGGTACTAAGATACATACTGGTATTGTGTCTGTCATTACTTTTGTTGCAGCCTTCATATCAACTCTTGTTATTGTCCTGACATCCATGTTTTATTCTGATATTAATTGTGCAAAAACATTTAAATTATCATAG
- the LOC110639723 gene encoding uncharacterized protein LOC110639723 isoform X3 — protein MHGSSPSSEVARCEPNSESNNLNISSFCSFKKYIVKSYFEKYESFVESKFQDFLVDELPHSCELLPDNLNAFLRLSVPNRLLTGEGSHRHLYSMIRLNFQPESINQLPTHFCKVIVVERLPSGVFADPFELQHLLQRRVFTDVAVFGDKNLELPSVASNRSVVEIHMNVNPNIFFGQTNELEISIDLPLHARYQPLGESGYSMVEFGTPDLFVRCCMEGNLNNQSCLFAPSSDSVETKTSAVVWRIPSGTKIHTGIVSVITFVAAFISTLVIVLTSMFYSDINCAKTFKLS, from the exons ATGCATGGTTCTTCACCTTCAAGTGAG GTGGCTAGGTGTGAGCCAAACTCTGAGTCCAACAACTTAAATATTAGTAGTTTTTGTAGTTTCAAGAAATACATTGTGAAatcttattttgaaaaatatgagAGCTTCGTCGAATCAAAATTTCAAGATTTCTTAGTAGATGAACTTCCCCACTCATGTGAATTGCTGCCAGATAATCTGAATGCTTTTTTAAGACTATCAGTTCCCAATCGCCTTTTGACTGGTGAAGGTTCTCATCGTCATCTGTATTCAATGATCAGACTTAACTTCCAGCCAGAATCAATAAATCAGCTACCCACTCACTTTTGTAAGGTTATCGTTGTAGAGAGACTTCCCTCTGGAGTCTTTGCTGACCCATTTGAACTCCAACACCTTCTGCAGAGGCGTG TTTTTACTGATGTAGCTGTTTTCGGAGATAAAAATTTGGAATTGCCTTCTGTTGCTTCCAATCGGTCTGTTGTTGAGATTCACATGAATGTCAATCCCAATATCTTTTTTGGACAGACAAATGAACTGGAAATCAGCATAGACCTCCCATTGCATGCACGGTATCAA CCCCTAGGTGAAAGTGGTTATTCAATGGTGGAATTTGGCACACCAGATTTATTTGTACGGTGCTGCATGGAAGGAAACTTAAACAATCAAAGCTGCTTATTTGCACCGAGCAGTGACAGTGTTGAAACCAAAACTAGTGCTGTTGTGTGGAGAATTCCTTCTGGTACTAAGATACATACTGGTATTGTGTCTGTCATTACTTTTGTTGCAGCCTTCATATCAACTCTTGTTATTGTCCTGACATCCATGTTTTATTCTGATATTAATTGTGCAAAAACATTTAAATTATCATAG